The following DNA comes from Arcobacter cloacae.
CCAGCAATTGTTTTAAATCCCCACACTCCACCTGAAGCGATTGAGTATTTGCTTGAAGATTTAGATATGGTTTTACTAATGTCTGTAAATCCAGGTTTTGGTGGACAAAAATTTATTCCAAGTGTTGTAGAAAAAGCAAAAAAATTAAAAGAGTTGATAAATAAAAGAAATCCAAACTGCTTGATAGAAGTTGATGGTGGAGTAAATGATAAAAATATTCACATTTTAAAAGAGGCTGGTGTTGATGTTGTTGTTGCTGGCTCTTATGTATTTGGAAATTCTGATTATTCAAAAGCTATAAAAAGTTTGCAGGTGTAAAATGAGAGTTAAAATTTGTGGTATTACAAATTTACAAGATGCATATGATGCTATAAATGCAGGTGCTGATGCTTTAGGTTTTGTTTTTTATAAAAATTCACCAAGATATATAGAGCCTTTAAAAGCTAAAGAGATAATAGAAAAACTTCCTCCATTTGTTCAAGCTGTTGGACTTTTTGTAAATGAAAATGAGAACTTTATAAATGAAGTTTGCAAAGATTCAAAAATACAACTTGCTCAAATAATTGATGATTATGAATTAATAAATTTTGATCTATTAAAAACTAAATATATAAAAGTAATAAGAGTTCAAAATAAAAAAGATTTACAAAATTTAAATAATGAGTTTTATTTAGTTGATGCTTTTGTTGAGAGTTTTGGTGGAGAAGGAAAAAGATTGGCTCTTGAGTGGTTTGAGTCATTAGATTGTTCAAAATTTATTCTTGCAGGTGGTTTAACTTCAAACAATTTAAAAGAATTAAATGGTTTTGGTTTTTATGGAGTTGATGTAAGTTCTGGTGTTGAGTCGAATATAAAAGGTAAAAAAGATAGACAAAAAATAGTAGACTTCGTAAAAGAGGCGAATGAAATCAAATAAAAGGATTACTCCTAAACCTCAATTTAAATTTCAAAATATTTTGCAAAGATTATTAAAAGAGCCTATTTTATATAGCGAATTTTTTAAGCTTTTAAAAAAAGCAAGTGATAGTATGTATGAAAATCCTGAACTTGAATTTGAACTACTTATATCAAATGGATTACCTTTAGATTTTCAAGAAGATTATCTGTTTTTAAAAACTACAAAACGCTCTATTTTTGATCAAACTTTTTGTATAGTAGATATTGAAACAAATGGTGGAAGTGCTAAAAAAGGTTATCAAATCATAGAACTTGGTGCAGTTAAATACAAGAATGGAGAAATAATAGATAAATTTGATTCATTAATTTTTGCAAAAGATATTCCACCTTATGTTCAAGAAGTGACAAATATTACTCCAAAGATGTTAGAAAATGCTCCAAGATTAGAAAAAGTTTTAAAAGATTTTAAAGTTTTTTTAGAAGATGATGTTTTTGTAGCTCATGATATAAAGTTTGATTATACATTTATATCAGACTCTTTTGAAAAATACAATCTAGGGAAGTTATTAAATAGAAAGATTTGTACAATTGATTTAGCAAAAAGAACAATAGTTTCTGAAAAGTATGGATTAAGTTCTTTAAAAGAGGTATTAAATATTGAAGTAGATAATCATCATAGGGCTTATTATGATGCTTTAACAACAGCAATTATTTTTGATAATTGCTTGAAAAATATAGATAAAAATAGGATTAAAACAGTTGAAGAGTTAATTGCTTTTTCTAAAAGTGATAGTATTATAAACAATCAACAAAAAAAGGATTGATTATGTTTTGTCAAGAAAATTATCTAAAAGCTTTAAACTTTGCAGCTAATGCTCATAAGGAGCAAAAGACACCTAAAGGTTTGCCTTATATTGTTCATTTAGCTTGCGTTTCAATGGAAGTTATAAATGCATGTGAGAAATCTAAACTTGATGAAGAAAAAGCAAATTTTGCAATAACTTGTGCTTTATTACATGATGTATTAGAAGATACAAAAATTACTTATGATGAGGTTTATTTAGAATTTGGTTTAGAAGTTGCTGAGGGTGTTGAAGCATTAAGTAAAAATAAAACTTTAGGCTCTAAACAAGAACAAATGAGAGATAGTATTGAAAGATCATTAACTCAACCATATGAAGTTCAAATGGTAAAATTAGCTGATAGAATTACAAACTTATCAACTCCACCTTCTTCTTGGAATAATGATAAAATTAAAGCTTATTATAAAGAGGCTAAATTTATATTATCTTGCTTAAAAAATTCAAATATATATTTGTCAAAAAGATTAGAAGATAAAATAGAAGAGTATAAAAATTATATTAAAGATTAAATAGAGGTTTAACCCTCTATTTAACTTAAGCTTTAGCTTGAGCTTCTTGTGCGTATTTAAGACCTAAATCAAATGCTTTATTATTGATTTCATGTACTTTTTCAGGTACTTTTGAAAGCATTGTTTTTCTTAATACTTCATTTGGAACAGTTTCTCCTGTAAAGTAGTTTGCCATAGCTAATGCTAAAACTGATTGAGTAATAACATTTCCTACTTCTTCTTTTGCAATAGTAATAATTGGAATCTCATAGATTTTCCATTTTTTTCTATCTTCTTCTGTTGGTGAAACTAAGTTTGGCTCAACAACAATAACTCCACCTTCTTTTACACCATTTTTAAACTGATGGTACGAAATATCAGCAACAGATAACATGAAGTCAATTTCCCCATCATTTGCATAAGGGTATAAAATCTCTTCATCTTGTAAAGTAATATCAACAACAGTTGGACCACCTCTTACTTGAGAAGTATATGTTGCTGTTTTTAAACCATATCCACCATTATTTATTTTAGCAGCTGCGAAAATCGCACCTGCAAGAAGAACACCTTGTCCACCAACACCTGTAAATCTCATTAACGTTCTTGCCATGATGTTTCTCCTTATAATTGAACCATAGTTTTATTTTTATGAGCTTCTTTTACTTTTTCATAAGCTTCACAATATTCAACAGCTTCAGTATCGTGTTTTAAGATACCTGTAGGGAAAATTCCTTTTTGCTCTTCTGGCTCTAATTTTTCAAATTTAGCTTTTGCCATTGAGATTGAATCAATCCACTCTAAGTTAGCCATAGCAGTAGCCATTTTATTTTTTCTTCCTAAGTTAACGTGACAGTTAGAGAATACTTCAACAAATGAGAAACCTTTGTGTTCAAAAGCTTTAACTAAAGTTCTTTCTAATTTTTTAGGGTCTAACATAGTCTCTCTTGCAACAAATGAAGCACCAGCTGCTTCAACTAATTTACAAGCATCAAAAGTAGGGTCAATATTTCCTCTACTCATTGTAACAGTCCACATACCTTGAGGAGTAGTAGGAGATGTTTGAGAGTTTGTTAATCCATAAATGAAGTTATTGATAATAATATAATTTAAGTCAATATTTCTTCTACTTGCGTGAATTGTGTGATTTCCTCCAATTGCAAGACCATCACCATCTCCACCAACAACAATAACTTTTTTATCTGGATTTGCTAATTTAATTCCAGTAGCGTATGCTAAAGTTCTTCCATGAGTTGTATGAACTGTATTACAGTTGATATATGAAGAGAATCTTCCAGAACATCCGATTCCTGAAACAACACATACATCATCCATATTCCAACCAAGTTTTTCAATGGCTCTAATTACAGATTTTAAAATAACTCCATCACCACATCCCCAACACCATAGTGTTGGCATTTTGTCTGTTCTTAAATATTCATCATAATTAAAAGCCATGATTACATTCCTTTCACTTTTTCAATAATTTCTAGTGGAGATAAAGGTCTTCCATTTACTTTAAATAAAGTATCAAAGTCAGATCTTCCAGATACTCTTTGAACTTCATCTGCAAATTGACCCATATTTAATTCAGCTACTAAAACTTTATCAAATTTTTTCATTAACTCATTGATTCTTTTAGCAGGACTTGGCCAAATAGTTTTTGGTCTAAACATACCTACTTTAATTCCTTCTTTTCTCATTCTGTTGATAGCTTCAGTTACACCTAAAGAAACAGAACCATAAGCAATAATCATAATGTCAGCATCATCTAACATATACTCTTCATTTAATTCTAATTCATCTAAATGCGCGTCAACTTTTTTGAATAATCTTTTCATTAAAGCATCACATGTATCAGCATCTTCTGTTGGATGTCCTGTTGGTCCATGGTGTAATCCTGTGAAGTGGTATCTATAACCTTCAAACATTGGATTTAAAATAGCTGGTTCATCAGGTCCTACACCATAAGGTTTATAATCTTTTTTATCACCAGTAAATTTTTTTCTTGAAATTTTTCCTGCTTGAACTTCTTCTAAATCAGGAATTGTTGCTTTTCCACTCATGTGACCAATTGTTTCATCTAATAAAACAAATACAGGTTGCATAAATCTATCAGCTAAGTTGAATGCTCTTACAACTTCAGTATAACATTCATTTAAATTTCCAGGACATAAAGTAATTGATTTTACATCTCCATGAGTTGGATTTTTAGCTTGTAATAAATCCCCTTGAGCAACTCTTGTTGGAAGACCAGTTGATGGACCACCTCTCATAACGTTTACTACAACTAAAGGAACTTCTGAAATATATCCAACACCTAAGTTTTCTGCTTTTAAAGAAATACCAGGTCCTGAAGAAGCAGTCATTGCTCTTTTTCCAGACATAGCAGCACCTAATGCTGTACAAATACCTGAAATTTCATCTTCCATTTGAATACATGCTTTTCCTCTAGCTGGTAATGCAGAAGATAATACGTGCATTATTTCACTTGAAGGAGTAATAGGGTATCCACCAAAAAACTCAACATCAGCGTCAAGCGCAGCTTTTGCTGCTAATTCATTACCTGTTGAAATTAGTTCTCTTGCCATCAATTCTCCTTATAGATCTTCATCTAATATTCTGTAGTTATTTTTTATAACTTTTTCTTTTCTCTCTTTTGCTTCTTCCGTTAATTTAGCAAACTTAAACTCTTTTTTATCTGCAACATAAATAGCAAAATCAGGACATGCTAACTCACAGTCTGTACAACCAATACATGACTCAGGGTGTACTACTTTAATCATAGAACCTAAAGTAGAATGAATTTCTTGTCTCATAGCAAGTACGCCAGCAGGACAAACAGAAACGCACTTATCACATGCCTTACATCTAGCTTCATTTACCCATACAGGAGTATTAGCAGGAGCTTCCATATTAGACATAATTTCTCCTTAAATTATTTAAAATCAATACTTGAATAAACTCAATATATTATCCTTGAATCATAGCCTATAATAGTTCTAAAAATTAATTTATTTTAAGATTTTATAAGTTGAATTTTTCTCTTGTTACCTTTTGCTACAAGAAAAATAATCTTCTTAAAAAGGGCGTTTGTATATATAAAATAGCTTAAATAATTAATATAATTTATATATAAAAGGAGTAGTTAAATATTTATTAAAACTCAAATTTATTAAAGTTAGATATAATTCACCCAAATAAATAAAGGAATTTTTTTGGTTTTATATCAGCCTATAAATGGATATTGTTATAATAGTGACACTCATTTTTTGTTTAATTTTATTTGTGAAAATTTTAAAATATATAAAAATATAAAAGGTGATTTATTAGATATAGGTAGTGGTAGTGGTATTTTGGGTTTATTAGTTTGTAGTGAATTTAAAAAAATAAATTTAAATCAGTGTGAAATTCAAAAAATGTTTCAATTTTTCTCAACTAAAAATGCACAAACTAATAAAATCACAACAAATTTATATGAAGGTTCTTTTGAAAATATAGAGTTTAATAAAAGATTTGATATTTGTGTTTCAAATCCACCATTTTATCACTGTGATGTAATAAAAAGTGAAAATGAATCTTTAAAAATTGCAAGATACAATGATTCTTTACCTTTAGAAGATTTTATACAAAAGAGTTCAAAAATTTTGAAACAAGATGGTAAATTACTTTTTTGTTACGATTCAAAACAAATAGCTCAGATTATTGTTTTATTACAAAAGTATAAATTTAATCTTGAATCATTACAGTTTGTACATCCAAAAATCTCAAAAGATGCAACTTTGGTTTTAGTATATGCAAGGAAGAATTCAAAGTCATTAGTTAAGATATTTAATCCTTTAATTGTTTTTAATGAAGAAAATGAGTTTACAAAAGAAGTAGAAAATATATATAAAAAATCTTCAACATATAGTATAAAGGCTGATTTTGAGTAATTTGATAATAAAAGAGGGTTTCGATTTTGCTTTTGACCCAAAAGGGTGTGAAAGTTGTAAAGGAAATTGCTGTATTGGAGAGAGTGGATATATTTGGATAAGTACAAATGAGATTCAAATTTTGGCTTTACAATTAAATTTATCAGTTGAAGAGTTAAAAAATAGATATTTAAATAAAATAGGTTATAAATACAGTATAAAAGAGGTAAAATTAGCCTCAAACAATTTTGCTTGTTGCTTTTTTAATTTAGAAGAAAAAAAATGTTCAATTTATGAAGCAAGACCAAGTCAGTGTAGGACTTTCCCTTTTTGGGATTATTTTAAAGAAAATAAAGAAGAGGTATACAAAGAGTGCCCAGCTATAAAAAATCTTTAGTTTTTTGTCTATTGTTATCAATATTTACGGGATGTTCTGTAAAAGATGCAACTTTAAATAATAAAGAAAAACAAATAGTATTTAAAAAAGTAGAGTTAAAAAAATTTGATTTAGAAGATTTATTTATTATGTATGCAATTGAATCTGAAAATCAAAGAATGTATTATGATGCAAAAGAGTTGTATCTAAAATTATTTGAAAATACGAACAATTATGAGTATTTAGTTAAACACTTAACATTGGCTACTCAATTAAAAGAGTTTTCTTTAGTTAATGAAAATGCTTCAAAATATATGATGGAAGATATAAAAGAAGAGGAAATAATATTAAGACTTTATACTTTTTCTTTATTTAAATTACAAGAGAAAAAAAAATCTATATTAAATGCAGAAAAATTAATATCTAAATATAAAAATGATATTAACTATGAATTATTAGGAAGCATATATTTAGAGGATAAAAATTTTCAAAAAGCTTATGAATCATTTAGTAATGCTTTTTTATTAAATAATTCAAGTAATACTTTGTTGACATTAACAAATATTCAATTCTTTAGTTTACATCAAAAAGAAGAAGCAATTAAAAAATTGGAAAATTATATAGAACAAAATGAATATAACTTTAATCTATCTTTACAGCTTTTAACATTTTATGAAAAAGATGAATCTAAACAAAGATTAACAAATTTATTAAAAAGGATGTTTGTTTATTATAAAAACAGTGATAATCAACTTTTATTAAATAAAACTAAAACTCTTTTTCTTAAATATTTAGTAAATGATGATGTCAATTTACTGATTAGTTTTTGGGAAGAAAACGGTGAAGAAGATGATATTTTATTAAATTTATATGGAATGACAAATCAATCTTCTAAAGCTTATGAGTTATTAAATAAATTATATGTTAACTCTGATAATATGGATTATTTAGCACAACAAGCAATCTTAGAATTTGAAATGGCTCAAGATAAAAAAATAGTTTTAAATGAAGTTATTTCAAAATTTGAAAAAGTTTTACAAACTTTAGATAATCATGTTTATCAAAACTATTTAGCTTATATTTTAATAGATTTTGATTTAGATATACAAAGAGGACTTGATTTAGTTACAAAAGCCTTAGAAAAAGATCCAAATAACATTGCTTATATTGATACTCTTGCTTGGGGGGAGTATAAATTGAATAATTGTAAAAGTGCATATTATTATATGAAACAAGTTGTTGATGAAATTGGATTAGAAGATGAAGAGATAAAACTACATTGGGAAAAAATAAAGGAGTGTAATAGTGATTTTAGATGAGATTATAGAAAAAACAAAACAAGATTTAGAAATTAGAAAAAAAGAGATAAGTTTAGATTTATTAGGAAGAACATTATCTTCAAATCCTTATATGCCAAGGGATGTAAAACCATATTTAACTTCAACAAAAGAAGAACCTATTAGAATTATTGCAGAAGTTAAGAAAGCCAGTCCTAGTAAAGGAATTATAAAAGAGGATTTTGATCCTTTATTAATTGCACAAGCGTATAGTAATAGTGGGGCAAATGCAATTTCAGTTCTAACTGAACCTCATTATTTTAAAGGTAATTTAGAGTATTTAACTCAAATTAGAAGATATGTACCAACACCACTTTTAAGAAAAGATTTTATTGTTGATAAATATCAAATAGTTGAAGCTTTAGTTTATGGAGCTGATTTTATTTTACTTATTGCAAAATCTCTAAGTACGAAAGAGTTAAAAGAACTTTATGATTATGCTATTCATTTAGGACTTGAAGTTTTAGTTGAAATTCATGACAAAGAAGATTTAACAAAAGCTATAAAAAGTGGAGCAACAATA
Coding sequences within:
- a CDS encoding phosphoribosylanthranilate isomerase; protein product: MRVKICGITNLQDAYDAINAGADALGFVFYKNSPRYIEPLKAKEIIEKLPPFVQAVGLFVNENENFINEVCKDSKIQLAQIIDDYELINFDLLKTKYIKVIRVQNKKDLQNLNNEFYLVDAFVESFGGEGKRLALEWFESLDCSKFILAGGLTSNNLKELNGFGFYGVDVSSGVESNIKGKKDRQKIVDFVKEANEIK
- a CDS encoding 3'-5' exonuclease, yielding MKSNKRITPKPQFKFQNILQRLLKEPILYSEFFKLLKKASDSMYENPELEFELLISNGLPLDFQEDYLFLKTTKRSIFDQTFCIVDIETNGGSAKKGYQIIELGAVKYKNGEIIDKFDSLIFAKDIPPYVQEVTNITPKMLENAPRLEKVLKDFKVFLEDDVFVAHDIKFDYTFISDSFEKYNLGKLLNRKICTIDLAKRTIVSEKYGLSSLKEVLNIEVDNHHRAYYDALTTAIIFDNCLKNIDKNRIKTVEELIAFSKSDSIINNQQKKD
- a CDS encoding HD domain-containing protein, with product MFCQENYLKALNFAANAHKEQKTPKGLPYIVHLACVSMEVINACEKSKLDEEKANFAITCALLHDVLEDTKITYDEVYLEFGLEVAEGVEALSKNKTLGSKQEQMRDSIERSLTQPYEVQMVKLADRITNLSTPPSSWNNDKIKAYYKEAKFILSCLKNSNIYLSKRLEDKIEEYKNYIKD
- a CDS encoding 2-oxoacid:acceptor oxidoreductase family protein, with product MARTLMRFTGVGGQGVLLAGAIFAAAKINNGGYGLKTATYTSQVRGGPTVVDITLQDEEILYPYANDGEIDFMLSVADISYHQFKNGVKEGGVIVVEPNLVSPTEEDRKKWKIYEIPIITIAKEEVGNVITQSVLALAMANYFTGETVPNEVLRKTMLSKVPEKVHEINNKAFDLGLKYAQEAQAKA
- a CDS encoding 2-oxoglutarate ferredoxin oxidoreductase subunit beta produces the protein MAFNYDEYLRTDKMPTLWCWGCGDGVILKSVIRAIEKLGWNMDDVCVVSGIGCSGRFSSYINCNTVHTTHGRTLAYATGIKLANPDKKVIVVGGDGDGLAIGGNHTIHASRRNIDLNYIIINNFIYGLTNSQTSPTTPQGMWTVTMSRGNIDPTFDACKLVEAAGASFVARETMLDPKKLERTLVKAFEHKGFSFVEVFSNCHVNLGRKNKMATAMANLEWIDSISMAKAKFEKLEPEEQKGIFPTGILKHDTEAVEYCEAYEKVKEAHKNKTMVQL
- a CDS encoding 2-oxoglutarate synthase subunit alpha, which gives rise to MARELISTGNELAAKAALDADVEFFGGYPITPSSEIMHVLSSALPARGKACIQMEDEISGICTALGAAMSGKRAMTASSGPGISLKAENLGVGYISEVPLVVVNVMRGGPSTGLPTRVAQGDLLQAKNPTHGDVKSITLCPGNLNECYTEVVRAFNLADRFMQPVFVLLDETIGHMSGKATIPDLEEVQAGKISRKKFTGDKKDYKPYGVGPDEPAILNPMFEGYRYHFTGLHHGPTGHPTEDADTCDALMKRLFKKVDAHLDELELNEEYMLDDADIMIIAYGSVSLGVTEAINRMRKEGIKVGMFRPKTIWPSPAKRINELMKKFDKVLVAELNMGQFADEVQRVSGRSDFDTLFKVNGRPLSPLEIIEKVKGM
- a CDS encoding 4Fe-4S dicluster domain-containing protein; the protein is MSNMEAPANTPVWVNEARCKACDKCVSVCPAGVLAMRQEIHSTLGSMIKVVHPESCIGCTDCELACPDFAIYVADKKEFKFAKLTEEAKERKEKVIKNNYRILDEDL
- a CDS encoding tRNA1(Val) (adenine(37)-N6)-methyltransferase; amino-acid sequence: MVLYQPINGYCYNSDTHFLFNFICENFKIYKNIKGDLLDIGSGSGILGLLVCSEFKKINLNQCEIQKMFQFFSTKNAQTNKITTNLYEGSFENIEFNKRFDICVSNPPFYHCDVIKSENESLKIARYNDSLPLEDFIQKSSKILKQDGKLLFCYDSKQIAQIIVLLQKYKFNLESLQFVHPKISKDATLVLVYARKNSKSLVKIFNPLIVFNEENEFTKEVENIYKKSSTYSIKADFE
- a CDS encoding YkgJ family cysteine cluster protein gives rise to the protein MSNLIIKEGFDFAFDPKGCESCKGNCCIGESGYIWISTNEIQILALQLNLSVEELKNRYLNKIGYKYSIKEVKLASNNFACCFFNLEEKKCSIYEARPSQCRTFPFWDYFKENKEEVYKECPAIKNL
- the trpC gene encoding indole-3-glycerol phosphate synthase TrpC — protein: MILDEIIEKTKQDLEIRKKEISLDLLGRTLSSNPYMPRDVKPYLTSTKEEPIRIIAEVKKASPSKGIIKEDFDPLLIAQAYSNSGANAISVLTEPHYFKGNLEYLTQIRRYVPTPLLRKDFIVDKYQIVEALVYGADFILLIAKSLSTKELKELYDYAIHLGLEVLVEIHDKEDLTKAIKSGATIIGINHRNLDTFEMDMTLCDKLIPLIPNGKIIVAESGVSNVETIKRLSSIGADAFLIGEHFMRVPSIEEELKKFKNSLN